From a region of the Panicum virgatum strain AP13 chromosome 2K, P.virgatum_v5, whole genome shotgun sequence genome:
- the LOC120682597 gene encoding uncharacterized protein LOC120682597 isoform X1, whose amino-acid sequence MASAAVLRAGLLAAPPRLSASSPPPFFATSSYARVPRLTAAARAARYRRRGRASRAAAAITASWLDLTEDNVRLALEEAKSELGQLFDTSVGITGQVDLAELDGPFVKLRLKGKFWHTRATVVARIGNYLKNRIPEILEVEIEDEKQLDDSPAAF is encoded by the exons atggcctccgccgccgtcctccgcgccggcctcctcgcgGCGCCCCCTCGGCtatccgcctcctcgccgccgccattctTCGCCACTTCGTCCTACGCCCGTGTACCGCGCCTCACGGCAGCTGCACGCGCCGCACGGTACCGGCGACGGGGCCGGGcgagccgcgcggcggcggcgatcaccGCGTCGTGGCTCGACCTCACCGAGGACAACGTCAGGCTCGCCCTAGAAGAAGCCAAATCCGAG CTTGGGCAGCTGTTCGACACGTCGGTGGGAATCACAG GGCAGGTCGATCTCGCGGAGTTGGACGGTCCGTTCGTGAAGCTCCGGCTCAAGGGCAAGTTCTGGCACACCCGCGCCACCGTGGTAGCGAGGATCGGCAACTACCTCAAGAACCGCATCCCG GAAATATTGGAAGTGGAGATAGAGGACGAGAAACAATTGGATGATAGCCCGGCTGCTTTCTGA
- the LOC120682597 gene encoding uncharacterized protein LOC120682597 isoform X2, translating to MASAAVLRAGLLAAPPRLSASSPPPFFATSSYARVPRLTAAARAARYRRRGRASRAAAAITASWLDLTEDNVRLALEEAKSELGQLFDTSVGITGRSRGVGRSVREAPAQGQVLAHPRHRGSEDRQLPQEPHPGNIGSGDRGRETIG from the exons atggcctccgccgccgtcctccgcgccggcctcctcgcgGCGCCCCCTCGGCtatccgcctcctcgccgccgccattctTCGCCACTTCGTCCTACGCCCGTGTACCGCGCCTCACGGCAGCTGCACGCGCCGCACGGTACCGGCGACGGGGCCGGGcgagccgcgcggcggcggcgatcaccGCGTCGTGGCTCGACCTCACCGAGGACAACGTCAGGCTCGCCCTAGAAGAAGCCAAATCCGAG CTTGGGCAGCTGTTCGACACGTCGGTGGGAATCACAG GTCGATCTCGCGGAGTTGGACGGTCCGTTCGTGAAGCTCCGGCTCAAGGGCAAGTTCTGGCACACCCGCGCCACCGTGGTAGCGAGGATCGGCAACTACCTCAAGAACCGCATCCCG GAAATATTGGAAGTGGAGATAGAGGACGAGAAACAATTGGATGA
- the LOC120682589 gene encoding plant UBX domain-containing protein 10-like yields MSSGPARGSSSAGESLRNSCNDFARTLARLPASIMEGLSRSIPRRRSHHPVPHRLQPPPQAPPLLPPPFVPEELFFFSVFEQQYGAHHPFFYACRFADALRAARREGKLVFVYLHDPGHPYTEPFCRRTLCSDVVVEFLDANFVSWGAVSGTGEGPGMVASLQPGSFPFCAVVAPVSDESIAVLQQVEGPVSPSELVEILQRTIDEQGAAFRASRPDEQAAAVRSARTAEEEERRRSALRLRQEQDAAYLESLRRDQEKERSRKSLQEGTAKPRAGNQLRPRHPGQAARQPTKPTQIRASPQKETAASPRTEPNTKIMIRFPNGERRQQSFRHTDTIRDVYRYVDSLGIPGIGSYQLVRSYPRKTYGQQQLGMTLGDAGFYPSVTLYIEQLS; encoded by the exons ATGTCCTCAGGTCCAGCGAGGGGGAGCAGCAGCGCGGGCGAGAGCCTCCGGAACTCCTGCAACGACTTCGCCCGGACCCTGGCGCGGCTCCCGGCCAGCATCATGGAGGGCCTGTCGAGGTCGATCCCTCGCCGTCGGAGCCACCACCCGGTTCCCCACCGTCTGCAGCCACCGCCACAAGCGCCTCCGCTCCTTCCTCCGCCGTTCGTGCCCGAGGAGCTCTTCTTCTTCAGCGTGTTCGAGCAGCAGTACGGCGCGCACCACCCGTTCTTCTACGCCTGCCGCTTCGCCGACGCCCTGAGGGCCGCGCGGAGGGAGGGCAAGCTCGTCTTCGTGTACCTCCACGACCCGGGCCACCCCTACACCGAGCCCTTCTGCCGGCGGACGCTCTGCAGCGACGTGGTGGTGGAGTTCCTCGACGCCAACTTCGTGTCCTGGGGAGCCGTCAGCGGCACGGGGGAAGGGCCGGGCATGGTGGCGTCGCTGCAGCCCGGCAGCTTCCCCTTCTGCGCCGTCGTCGCTCCGGTCTCCGACGAAAGCATCGCAGTCCTGCAGCAG GTGGAGGGGCCAGTGTCACCGTCAGAGCTGGTGGAGATCTTGCAGCGCACCATTGACGAGCAGGGTGCGGCGTTCCGGGCCTCCAGGCCTGACGAGCAGGCTGCGGCCGTCAGATCCGCCAGAACggccgaggaagaagagaggaggaggtcGGCGCTGCGACTGCGACAAGAGCAGGACGCAGCTTACCTCGAGTCGCTTCGGAGGGATCAG GAGAAAGAAAGATCCCGCAAGAGCCTGCAAGAGGGCACCGCAAAGCCGAGGGCAGGTAATCAGCTTCGCCCAAGACATCCTGGCCAGGCAGCACGCCAACCTACCAAGCCGACCCAGATCAGAGCATCCCCTCAGAAGGAAACTGCAGCTTCACCAAGAACTGAACCTAATACCAAG ATCATGATAAGGTTTCCCAACGGGGAGAGGAGGCAGCAGAGCTTCCGTCACACGGACACCATCAGGGATGTCTACAGGTACGTCGACTCCTTGGGCATACCAGGCATCGGAAGCTACCAGCTCGTGAGGAGCTACCCGAGGAAGACGTACGGTCAGCAGCAGCTGGGGATGACTCTCGGAGACGCAGGTTTCTATCCGAGTGTGACATTGTACATTGAGCAGCTTTCGTAA